The nucleotide sequence tTTTGATGGTCTTGTTGAGTCGCCCGGGGCGCGATCTAGGGTTGAAAAACTCAATCAGAAACTCAATAATGTTATGAAGAAACTTGACAAGGAGAAGAAGCGCGGAGAGATGCTTGACAAGGCCATGAAGAAAGATTGGAAATCCATGCTTGGCCGGGATGAGCTAATGAAGATGAAGGCAGATTTGGAGAAACTTCAAGAGAATGTGAAAGAACATGTTGGTGAACTTGAAGTATCATCTTCCTTGCTTATGCTAGCAAATCAATCGACTGATTGATTAATTAAGAATTAGTAGTTTTAGTTTctataatgaaaagaaaaatcaaaacttGAGGAAGATTGATGTATGGATTCAATTATAAAAGAAGGTGGTCTAGATATATTGAATCTTGAGTTAAATCATAACCTAATCTATATGTTATTGGGTTTTCTTAATTTCTCGttttattgaatttttgtttagtaattaatttgattaattcttTATTAATTCGCTACTGaaattaattcaattaattgTAATTCGGAAGATAGCTGAGTGGACTAAAGCGTCGGATTGATAATTCATTGTACGAGTTCTTCGTACCAAGGATTTGAATCTCTGTCTTTCCGTTTTTGTTACGTTGATAGTTTGGTCTTGatattttaatttcctttagaaTTTGTCAAACCCTAGAGGTGAAAGTGAGAAAAAATCATCAACTATAACCCTAAAAGAATCAGATTCCGTAAACAACATAGatgaagaatgaaagaaaaatccCATCAAGGTAATCATATTTCTTTCGATAAATATGCTTTTCAGTCACTTGAACACGCGTGGATTACATCTCATTGCAAAATCTCATAGTGTTTGCAGTGGGATTTAATTAATAATGGCTTTTATATTGTTTCAGATATTAAAAGAAACTCTATCTTATAATTGtaaaattattaataaaaaaattatcaaagacATATTCTCGgcattatttttgtatttatgttATAGAAGAGGACAAATTCAAATTTCTCTAAAAATATGGCCTTAATTAGCAATGTTGGTAGGTGAGGCCCATCCGCGGCTTCAAGAAGGATTCCGAAGTGAATTCGGCTGTTGTTCTTAGTGATGGATGGTCGGGATGAGCTACTACTAGTCTGGAAAATAATTTTGGTTCGAGGTCTCAAACGGTGGCCGGACAATATACTTCCATGGTTGAGCGACAGTGGTTCGCTAAAGAGTATCGCGTGAGGAAGATGAAAgcgtttgaaattgttttgcaATTTCTCATAATTAACTTAAATCTCAGTCCTTGATTAGATCTAACGGCTTAAATTATACGTTTTAAAAAGGAGGTTCTTACTAGAGAATTTCTCTCTCCCCATAGATTGTGGAAGCCGGAATTGGTAGATATTGTCTTGTAGGCAATGGCTGGCAAATGCATCTTCAAGCTGTTGGCCAGCAAAGCAACCAACTCATCATATACAGCCTATTTGGATGCCCTGCGCAAGTTACTTTGCGTGGGTATATGTATATTGTACCTGTCACTTgacaaatatttattattttgtatataaatattatttcagTATCTTTTAAGCACAATtactataacatatatatatatataaaataaatggggatacatttttttcataattaatttaaagttGGACTTGTCATATTCACCCTTGTACATATACTTAGAAAGAGTAGAACAACACTCAAGCCACTAGTTAGGAGTAATAAGATTGGTGTTTGTCATCCTGATGATCAAGGTTCGAATACCCTctccccgtttcaaaaaaaaagaaaagaaaagaaaaagatattgtagaacaaatatttattgatttatatGCGATATCAGTTACcataaaaatggaaaaagaaagggagaaataaataatttccCCTCTTCACCTTATGGTTTTTTTCAAACAATGTAATCTATGATGCCCTCCTTTACACCCGTAGATACAGTTATACACAAAGACGTAGCATTTGAGAAAGATGAAAAGTCATGAAGATCATGAAAGAGAGTTATTATTATTCTCATATCTTGTAAAATGAatctttgaaaaagaaaaaaaaaatttctaaaaagTTTTATTCTAGCTTACTAGCATTTCGTCTTTAAGCTTTGAAGTACCATCACTTGTTTACGCGCACTTCTTTTGACACACGACcgagtgaatatatatatatatatatatatatatatatatatatatggtatatatgttctcataaataaataaataagtaaatatatatatatatatatatatttacttatttatttatttatgagaaCATATATACCATAATCGCGAgcgtacacatatatatagaataattctCAGATGTGGATCAATTATGTGCATCaactctttatatatatagaatatttTTTCTCACATGTGCACCAATTTTACGTACTTGAAATTTAAtggttgtaaatttgtaataaaatataACAAAAGTGAGAACCACACATTTATTGTGAGATCTGCTGCATCTATGATTAAAAAACAAATGCTTAAAATTAGTACGCATGTgagaaatcattttatatatatatgttgaaattCCCAGTCTGAGACTCTGAATACGTTATatatattgtctgttttggatCACGGGCCTATACGGATTTGTTCTCATAGACCCTTGTCATTGGTTCTTAACCATAGAAAACGCGACTTTAATGAGAGAGGAGCCTCGCGAAACGTTTGACTTAAAGTGGataatattgatttgtggttttTTGACTGGTTTTtctaacaaaatatatatatatatatacacacacatacgtatatatatatatggtctgaCTCGAATAATATTGTTTCTCACTAGatgtttttacttttcttaaaGATATTGAAATTCCATGCTTTCCACTTTCGGTTGGATATGTCGAACAATAGAATTAGACAATTAGTGCACAACCAAGCTATCTCTCATATTCCTCACAcacacaagaaaataaaataaaaaagcagcTCTCTATCTCTGTCTCATATTCTTTCCTTTTGGTCTTTCCAATACGTGTCTTCAACTTGCCGATGCAAAATACGattctttagttttttttttttttttttttcaatgtgtCCCCattatttgattttgatgtgTTAATCGAGGGACAAGACCATTTGAATGACACACAAAAACTTCTACATATAATGGTCTGACGACGGTCGTGGTTTAAGTTTATATTGaatattcaaaaacaaatttataaAGTATCGTTCTGAATATAAAAAAAGATAGGACGACTAAAGTGATGCAACTTGCTAAGTAGATTCTCTAACAAGAATATTTTCATTATCACAAGAATAGTTAAAATTCTTGCCAAGATTAATTACTGTATCTTGAAACTCAACAAACAGGCCATTTTGttgcatatacatacatagagGACAGATCTTCAAAATCTCATGTCACAGCTGTTTTTTTAGACATTACTGGAGCAAGAAGACTAAGGCAGTTTGGGGCTTTACATGGATCTTAACGTTTGACCTTTTCTAGGGGCCGGCCTCAATGTATGGAATTATGGATATGGAATGTTCCACCATTAAATTTGGTTCTTAGAGTCTAGAGGTACATACCTaataagttctttttttttttaaacaggggTTTGAGGGATGCatgaggcttttttttttttttttgtgggtagaAACTTGATGCCTAATAATCACTTTATTAACATTCCATCTAATCAAACTAAAAATTAGTTTTGGTTCCGTGGTTAAAAGAAGATTCATTCTCAACCAACTCAGttactttttttaataatcaagAATGATATTGTACAAATTTATCCGttgaatatttgatatgaaTCTAAATTCGAACTGTCAAGTTTGCACGTAAGAAAATGTCCGATTTAACGATaggataaattgggtcaaagtCCAACGCATAACCACATAGATATGACTCCTAATGATAATCGAACTCAA is from Tripterygium wilfordii isolate XIE 37 chromosome 14, ASM1340144v1, whole genome shotgun sequence and encodes:
- the LOC120015723 gene encoding agamous-like MADS-box protein AGL29 codes for the protein MGRRKIEIKMVKDSNTRQVTFSKRRTGLFKKANELATLCGAEIAIIVFSPGGKPFSFGQPNVEVVTDRFLNQEDQPKDEEDGFDGLVESPGARSRVEKLNQKLNNVMKKLDKEKKRGEMLDKAMKKDWKSMLGRDELMKMKADLEKLQENVKEHVGELEVSSSLLMLANQSTD